A section of the Microbulbifer pacificus genome encodes:
- a CDS encoding uroporphyrinogen-III synthase — protein sequence MTSPLAGRRILITRPAHQSGGFRDLLQAQGAQVDSIPLLEITPITGGDGVQAIRNLVMDFDQFDHAIFVSQNAVQYAFDWLDDFWPQLPQGPRYYGIGAATASAIRARGAEPQSHPLEADESTMDSEALLALPALQNPRDERVIIFRGQGGRTLIGDTLKARGARLDYCELYRRVLPADATEQLRNYVQLPDAIVVHSGETLDNLTAALASSGRQQLLACPLVCPSPRVAASARAQGFVRAQAATNAGNSAMLVALECTLAGNSDTSNTAGHS from the coding sequence GTGACCAGTCCACTCGCCGGCCGGCGCATCCTGATCACCCGCCCCGCTCACCAGAGCGGCGGCTTCCGTGATCTGTTGCAGGCGCAAGGCGCACAGGTGGACAGCATCCCGCTGCTGGAGATTACCCCGATCACCGGCGGTGACGGCGTCCAGGCAATCCGCAACCTGGTGATGGACTTCGACCAGTTCGACCACGCCATCTTTGTGTCCCAGAACGCGGTGCAGTACGCCTTCGACTGGCTCGACGACTTCTGGCCGCAACTGCCACAGGGCCCACGCTACTACGGCATCGGTGCCGCCACTGCCAGCGCCATCCGCGCGCGCGGCGCCGAGCCGCAAAGCCATCCCCTCGAGGCCGACGAAAGCACCATGGATTCCGAGGCGCTACTGGCACTCCCCGCACTACAGAACCCTCGCGACGAGCGCGTGATCATTTTCCGCGGCCAGGGCGGGCGCACATTGATCGGCGACACCCTGAAAGCTCGCGGCGCGCGCCTCGACTACTGCGAGCTATACCGGCGGGTGCTTCCCGCCGATGCCACCGAGCAGCTGCGCAACTATGTGCAGCTGCCCGACGCCATCGTCGTGCACAGCGGCGAAACCCTGGACAACCTCACCGCCGCACTGGCCAGCAGCGGCCGCCAGCAATTGTTGGCATGCCCGCTGGTCTGCCCCAGCCCGCGCGTTGCCGCCAGTGCTCGCGCACAGGGTTTTGTCCGCGCCCAGGCCGCCACCAACGCCGGCAACAGTGCCATGCTGGTGGCGCTGGAGTGCACCCTCGCCGGCAACTCAGACACCAGCAATACCGCCGGCCACTCCTGA
- a CDS encoding uroporphyrinogen-III C-methyltransferase, producing the protein MSDKKVPPSSGTENSARSNNPDIKADNQQHIPLVTEKAEPKSNFAKADTGKTAGKVSAPRTVKKRSAWRWFWLLLLLLVAAAVAAWYLVPGVRQQLSEQLQSLPVIGQHFATDSSGTRSSDAQNTSEADSSQSAPEAPQVPSDETNAQAPTSVAPVPEQPVLQPDESRPPEPSSTSPVPPQDHSAQMIVQLREQLAQQSQTIQQLEQQLAGLQRNVTAQGNRLSQLGNASREDWQLAEADYLLRLANQRLMLEQDSRAALGLLQEVDTIVRDVDLPDLYGVRQQLARDITALKLAENVDREGLYLRLRALEEQMVNLNIQPQFDLAKRDVAAAQHQADNRDVGEDHFRSSWDNFVDFLKGSVRIRDGEVDPVLLSPQSETRFRQSLRLNMEQAELAVLRADDTVYKDSLAHARQLLLDYGVDNPQRQVILSELEDLGQQKITTDLPNLSASQSALRNYIDRMHKVSSGQSPDSDNGGEQP; encoded by the coding sequence ATGAGCGATAAAAAAGTCCCGCCTTCTTCCGGTACCGAGAACAGCGCCCGCAGCAACAACCCGGACATCAAGGCCGACAACCAACAACACATTCCGCTGGTAACCGAAAAGGCCGAGCCCAAAAGCAATTTCGCCAAGGCCGATACCGGGAAAACAGCCGGCAAAGTATCCGCGCCCCGCACGGTAAAAAAACGCAGCGCGTGGCGCTGGTTCTGGCTGTTGCTACTGCTGCTGGTTGCCGCCGCAGTCGCGGCCTGGTACCTGGTGCCCGGCGTGCGCCAGCAGCTGAGCGAGCAGTTGCAGTCCCTGCCGGTGATCGGCCAGCACTTCGCAACAGACAGCAGCGGCACGCGCTCCAGCGATGCACAAAATACGTCCGAAGCGGATAGCAGCCAGTCGGCACCCGAGGCTCCACAAGTGCCCTCAGATGAGACGAACGCCCAGGCCCCAACCAGCGTAGCGCCGGTGCCCGAGCAGCCAGTATTGCAGCCTGACGAGTCCCGCCCACCGGAACCCTCCAGTACCTCGCCGGTACCCCCTCAGGATCACAGTGCGCAGATGATTGTTCAGCTGCGCGAACAGCTGGCGCAACAGAGCCAGACCATCCAGCAACTCGAGCAACAGCTCGCCGGCCTGCAGCGCAATGTCACCGCCCAGGGCAACCGTCTCAGCCAACTGGGCAATGCCAGCCGCGAAGACTGGCAACTGGCCGAAGCGGATTACCTGCTGCGCCTCGCCAACCAGCGCCTGATGCTGGAGCAGGACAGCCGCGCCGCACTCGGCCTGCTGCAGGAAGTGGATACCATTGTGCGCGACGTGGACCTGCCGGATCTCTATGGCGTACGCCAGCAACTCGCGCGCGACATCACCGCATTGAAGCTGGCGGAAAATGTCGACCGCGAAGGCCTGTACCTGCGTCTGCGCGCACTGGAAGAGCAGATGGTGAACCTGAATATCCAGCCCCAGTTCGACCTCGCCAAGCGCGATGTCGCCGCGGCGCAGCATCAGGCGGACAACAGGGACGTGGGCGAAGACCATTTCCGCTCAAGCTGGGATAACTTCGTCGATTTCCTCAAGGGTTCCGTGCGTATTCGCGACGGCGAGGTAGACCCGGTTCTGCTGTCGCCCCAGAGCGAAACCCGCTTCCGCCAGAGCCTGCGCCTGAATATGGAACAGGCGGAACTCGCGGTACTGCGCGCGGATGACACCGTGTACAAGGACTCACTCGCCCACGCTCGCCAGCTGCTGCTGGATTATGGCGTGGACAACCCCCAGCGGCAGGTAATCCTGAGCGAACTGGAAGATCTGGGCCAACAGAAAATCACCACGGACCTGCCGAATCTCAGCGCGTCACAGAGCGCCCTGCGCAATTACATCGACCGCATGCACAAGGTCTCCTCCGGGCAATCGCCGGACAGCGATAACGGAGGCGAGCAACCGTGA